A genomic window from Synechococcus sp. CBW1107 includes:
- a CDS encoding N-acetylmuramoyl-L-alanine amidase has protein sequence MTTVLLGGALQATLLLAALPAWAASALAAWRINSDGVLELRTSPSISLQAFFEAGRGNTGPRVWVDLPGAPSRTRSIRGNGILREVRIGKPDPGTTRLVLEFQPGTQLDPRRLRLVGTARDRWKLEFEGLPNGSLRTVGEGDVTAASVPWRSNPGFTPGYRRTPLSSAGLPDVPRGRYRVVIDPGHGGPDPGAVGIGGLRETDVVLDISLQVARLLQAKGVQVLLTRTSEIDVDLPPRVSLANSSGANAFVSIHANALSMARPDVNGIETFYFQSSLSRALAAAIQSEVLAVSPGSPDRGVRTGRFFVIRRTVMPAALVETGFVTGDIDSPRLATASHRQRLAQAISSGILRYLAGG, from the coding sequence CTGACCACCGTTCTCCTCGGTGGAGCGCTTCAGGCCACCCTGCTGCTGGCGGCTCTGCCGGCCTGGGCGGCCAGTGCCCTGGCGGCCTGGCGCATCAACAGCGATGGCGTGCTGGAGCTGCGCACGTCCCCGTCGATTTCCCTCCAGGCTTTCTTCGAGGCGGGCCGCGGGAACACCGGGCCCAGGGTGTGGGTGGATCTGCCGGGAGCTCCCAGCCGCACCCGCAGCATCCGCGGCAACGGCATCCTGCGGGAGGTCCGCATCGGCAAGCCGGATCCCGGCACCACCCGGCTGGTGCTCGAGTTTCAGCCAGGCACCCAGCTCGATCCCAGACGGCTGAGGCTGGTGGGCACCGCCAGGGACCGCTGGAAGCTCGAATTCGAGGGTCTTCCCAATGGCAGCCTGCGCACGGTGGGTGAGGGGGATGTGACCGCCGCCTCCGTTCCATGGCGGTCGAATCCGGGTTTCACCCCCGGCTACCGCCGGACGCCCCTCTCCTCGGCCGGACTTCCCGATGTGCCCCGCGGGCGCTACCGGGTCGTGATCGATCCGGGCCACGGGGGGCCCGACCCCGGGGCTGTGGGCATCGGCGGGCTGCGCGAAACCGATGTGGTGCTCGACATCAGCCTCCAGGTGGCGCGGCTGCTCCAGGCCAAGGGGGTCCAGGTGCTGCTCACCCGCACCTCGGAAATCGACGTGGACCTGCCACCGCGGGTGTCCCTGGCCAACAGCAGCGGGGCGAATGCCTTCGTCAGCATTCATGCCAACGCCCTCAGCATGGCCCGGCCGGATGTCAACGGGATCGAAACCTTCTACTTCCAGAGCTCGCTCTCCAGAGCTCTGGCGGCCGCCATCCAGTCGGAAGTGCTCGCCGTGTCACCAGGGAGTCCGGATCGGGGGGTGCGCACCGGACGGTTCTTCGTGATCCGCCGAACGGTGATGCCCGCCGCCCTGGTGGAAACCGGGTTCGTCACCGGCGACATCGACTCCCCGCGTCTGGCCACCGCCTCCCACCGTCAGCGACTGGCCCAGGCGATCAGCAGCGGTATTCTCCGTTATCTGGCAGGGGGCTGA